In Sporosarcina psychrophila, a genomic segment contains:
- a CDS encoding ABC transporter ATP-binding protein yields MKYTEQNSPEVLVELRGVKKYFPIKGGVLKRVQGQVKAVEDVSLQLYEGESLGVVGESGCGKSTLGRAVLGLEGLTEGKVFFRGNEIQDLKRRERLKFVKEMQMIFQDPYASLNPRQRIGNALEEVFTMHTDLSPKEKRDTVIQLLQEVGLKEEHFDRYPHEFSGGQRQRIGIARAIALNPSFIICDEAVSALDVSVQAQVLKLLKVLQTKYNLSYMFISHDLGVVRYFCDRVLVMYLGTTVELGSVKSLFDNPIHPYTQALLSAIPRPSVHAKRIRVRLKGDLPNPADPPTGCPFHTRCPVAQSICSEKKPVWEEVEPQHFAACHFAGIKI; encoded by the coding sequence ATGAAGTACACAGAACAGAACTCGCCAGAAGTGCTAGTGGAATTGAGGGGAGTGAAAAAATACTTTCCAATTAAGGGGGGAGTACTAAAGCGTGTGCAAGGACAAGTGAAAGCGGTTGAAGACGTTTCACTTCAGTTATATGAAGGTGAAAGTCTCGGTGTAGTAGGGGAATCTGGTTGTGGGAAATCAACATTAGGACGGGCTGTATTAGGGTTAGAAGGCCTCACAGAAGGTAAAGTATTTTTTCGCGGTAATGAAATTCAAGACTTGAAAAGAAGAGAAAGACTAAAATTTGTTAAAGAAATGCAAATGATTTTTCAAGATCCCTACGCTTCATTAAACCCAAGGCAACGTATAGGAAATGCGTTGGAAGAGGTATTTACAATGCATACCGATTTATCTCCAAAAGAAAAGCGTGATACAGTAATTCAATTATTACAGGAAGTGGGACTTAAAGAAGAGCACTTCGACCGCTATCCACATGAATTTAGTGGAGGCCAACGTCAGCGTATTGGGATTGCTCGTGCAATAGCACTTAACCCATCTTTTATAATATGTGATGAGGCTGTTTCCGCATTGGATGTGTCTGTTCAAGCACAAGTACTTAAACTATTAAAAGTATTGCAGACTAAATATAACTTGTCTTACATGTTTATTTCGCATGACCTAGGCGTTGTAAGATACTTTTGCGATCGAGTGCTAGTTATGTATTTAGGGACAACTGTGGAATTAGGCTCTGTAAAATCGTTGTTCGATAACCCCATTCATCCATACACGCAAGCACTACTATCTGCAATCCCTAGGCCATCAGTTCATGCTAAGAGAATTAGGGTGAGGCTAAAAGGTGATTTACCGAATCCAGCAGATCCGCCGACGGGCTGTCCGTTTCATACGCGATGCCCTGTTGCTCAAAGTATTTGTAGTGAAAAGAAACCAGTTTGGGAAGAAGTGGAACCGCAACATTTCGCAGCCTGTCATTTCGCAGGCATAAAAATATAA
- a CDS encoding gamma-glutamyltransferase family protein produces the protein MDYLYHPYQSKRHTVFARKGMVATSQPLAASVGLDILQKGGNAIDAAIATAAALTVVEPTSNGIGGDAFALVWVKDKMYGLNASGPAPATLTPEAVKALGHDKMPAYGMIPITVPGTPAAWAELSRRFGKLPLKEVLEPAIRYAEEGFPLTPILGKYWAIAYEKFKEQCSGDEFNTWFETFAPNGRAPKTGEMWSSPGHAKTLRAIAETDARDFYEGEIADEIVACMEKYGGFISKEDLATYKPEWVEPISVNYKGYDVWEIPPNGHGMVTLMALNIYKKLSKPEWESTQTIHEQIESMKLAFIDGKAFITEEADMPVETAHLLSDEYAAKRVLLIDDEAMDPQPYELPKGGTVYLATADEEGNMVSFIQSNYMGFGSGIVVPGTGIALQNRGHDFSLDKNHPNVLRPGKRSYNTIIPGFLTKDGKAVGPFGVMGGYMQPQGHFQVVINTIDFLLNPQAALDVPRWQWTEARKVLVEPEFPNYLVQALIRKGHEVTISPDGGGFGRGQIIWRNPETGVLQGGTESRTDGALAVW, from the coding sequence ATGGATTACTTGTATCATCCGTATCAATCTAAACGTCATACGGTATTTGCTCGAAAAGGGATGGTCGCTACATCACAGCCGCTTGCCGCAAGTGTAGGGTTGGATATTTTGCAAAAAGGAGGCAATGCAATTGATGCAGCAATTGCTACCGCGGCAGCACTTACTGTTGTCGAGCCAACTTCAAATGGCATAGGGGGCGATGCATTCGCACTTGTCTGGGTGAAGGATAAAATGTACGGACTCAATGCATCAGGGCCAGCTCCAGCAACTTTGACGCCGGAAGCGGTGAAGGCGCTTGGTCACGACAAGATGCCTGCATACGGAATGATTCCTATTACGGTGCCGGGTACGCCTGCTGCTTGGGCGGAATTGTCACGTAGGTTTGGCAAGCTCCCTTTAAAGGAAGTGTTGGAACCAGCGATTCGCTATGCCGAAGAAGGTTTCCCTCTCACACCGATACTTGGTAAGTACTGGGCAATTGCGTATGAAAAGTTTAAAGAACAATGCAGCGGTGATGAATTCAATACCTGGTTCGAAACGTTCGCACCGAATGGACGCGCACCTAAAACGGGTGAGATGTGGTCATCACCAGGTCATGCAAAAACACTACGAGCCATTGCTGAAACAGATGCACGCGATTTTTATGAAGGCGAAATTGCCGATGAGATTGTAGCTTGCATGGAGAAATATGGCGGTTTTATATCGAAAGAAGATCTTGCTACATACAAACCGGAATGGGTTGAACCTATATCCGTGAACTATAAAGGCTATGATGTATGGGAAATCCCCCCGAATGGTCATGGAATGGTAACGCTGATGGCGCTAAATATTTACAAGAAACTGAGTAAACCAGAGTGGGAGTCTACTCAAACGATTCACGAACAAATTGAAAGTATGAAACTAGCATTTATAGATGGCAAGGCATTCATTACAGAAGAAGCGGATATGCCAGTCGAGACAGCACACTTGTTATCGGATGAATACGCGGCGAAGCGGGTCTTGCTGATTGACGATGAAGCGATGGATCCACAACCGTATGAATTGCCGAAGGGTGGTACCGTGTATCTTGCTACGGCAGATGAAGAAGGCAACATGGTCTCCTTCATTCAATCCAACTACATGGGATTTGGTTCAGGTATTGTTGTTCCTGGAACAGGGATTGCACTTCAAAATCGAGGACATGATTTTTCGCTCGACAAAAACCACCCGAACGTCCTTAGACCAGGTAAACGATCATATAACACAATTATTCCTGGCTTCCTCACAAAAGACGGAAAAGCGGTTGGTCCATTTGGGGTAATGGGAGGCTATATGCAACCGCAAGGCCATTTTCAAGTAGTCATAAATACAATCGATTTCCTGCTAAATCCACAGGCAGCGCTTGACGTGCCAAGGTGGCAGTGGACGGAAGCAAGAAAAGTACTGGTAGAGCCGGAGTTCCCGAACTATCTGGTGCAGGCGCTTATTAGAAAAGGCCATGAAGTGACAATTTCACCGGATGGCGGAGGTTTCGGACGCGGGCAAATTATATGGCGAAATCCAGAAACGGGTGTGCTTCAGGGCGGAACTGAATCTCGCACAGATGGAGCACTTGCAGTTTGGTGA
- a CDS encoding chromate transporter, producing MQKDLFIAFCRVGLLGFGGGPSAIPLFHQEVVRKYKWMDEDEFSDTLALANAMPGPIATKLAGYIGYKVGGKLGCLNAILASVIPTSLMMIMLIGILQAYKDIPWVKNMSASVVPVVAVMLGILAWDFIKKSGDTLGWKKALTMMVTAGILMEVLNVHPAFIILIVLVFIFLPIKSRRVKV from the coding sequence TTGCAAAAAGATTTGTTCATCGCCTTTTGCAGAGTAGGCTTATTGGGCTTCGGCGGAGGACCTTCTGCAATTCCGCTGTTCCATCAAGAAGTCGTACGCAAATACAAATGGATGGATGAAGATGAATTCAGTGATACACTTGCGCTTGCAAATGCGATGCCCGGACCGATTGCAACAAAATTGGCGGGGTATATTGGCTACAAAGTGGGGGGGAAGTTGGGCTGTCTCAATGCCATACTTGCCTCTGTAATACCGACGTCCTTAATGATGATCATGTTAATTGGCATCTTACAGGCATACAAAGATATTCCATGGGTTAAAAACATGTCTGCTTCCGTTGTGCCAGTCGTAGCGGTTATGCTAGGCATACTAGCCTGGGATTTCATCAAAAAATCCGGCGACACCCTTGGTTGGAAGAAGGCACTGACGATGATGGTCACCGCGGGGATTTTAATGGAAGTATTGAATGTACATCCTGCATTTATTATACTAATAGTCCTTGTTTTCATCTTCCTTCCAATTAAGAGTAGGAGGGTGAAAGTATGA
- a CDS encoding chromate transporter, whose translation MIYVQLFLAFFISGMLGYGGGPATIPLVENEVVGTYGWMDTQEFSEVVAIGNSLPGPIATKMAASIGYSEGGILGAFVALFASVAPSLFLMIGLMAILMKYKDHPKVKSITKLIRPIIAILLLFMTVQFVQTSVGGVGFLFTGVIALASFLMLQKWNWHPAFVIMLALSFGALTGIDW comes from the coding sequence ATGATTTATGTGCAACTGTTTCTCGCGTTTTTCATATCCGGAATGCTAGGGTACGGGGGCGGACCAGCTACAATTCCTCTCGTGGAGAATGAAGTAGTTGGTACATACGGATGGATGGACACCCAAGAATTCAGTGAGGTTGTCGCAATCGGGAATTCCTTACCAGGACCGATTGCAACCAAAATGGCTGCATCCATCGGCTATTCAGAAGGTGGGATTCTCGGAGCATTTGTCGCCTTATTTGCGTCCGTTGCACCCTCTCTGTTTCTAATGATTGGATTAATGGCAATCCTCATGAAATACAAGGACCATCCCAAAGTGAAAAGTATAACGAAACTTATCAGGCCAATCATTGCTATCCTCTTGTTGTTCATGACTGTCCAGTTTGTGCAAACATCTGTCGGAGGTGTTGGATTTCTATTCACCGGCGTTATCGCCCTCGCAAGTTTTCTAATGCTTCAAAAGTGGAATTGGCATCCGGCATTCGTTATAATGCTAGCGCTAAGTTTTGGTGCATTGACAGGGATTGACTGGTGA